One Trachemys scripta elegans isolate TJP31775 chromosome 4, CAS_Tse_1.0, whole genome shotgun sequence genomic region harbors:
- the NOXRED1 gene encoding NADP-dependent oxidoreductase domain-containing protein 1 isoform X1 has product MSDIMVNLKSFQSEHAVEESEQPLLCLRSRCKGLMVNACAHAVFFCKLLHALRQKASGKVSLISSKESMGSEGLKVGIIGGGHIGKQLARALLELSDISAQNIHISTRRPETLSEFQQLGVECFYDNGQLVAWADIVFLCCLPSHLQHICSGIHAALREPCIVYSLVTAVPLPRLKQLLSYSAILRPQYHCTSRNLENMWGTNGTIIAALQDPIVIQATCPCSPKERIAVTGKWLEAVFYAALNSCMWRHLPHQHALKLLNDVCFPEHCPICTEQKTSCPRFVCGNFVNQTFVSSLTQEDTFPWFDLTTVQMKESPFSQLLARSVLLQNHLTFLYCTSFGVLLAKSGGMASSGLWQQNVFSFCRSRSKYGAGS; this is encoded by the exons ATGTCAGATATCATGGTGAATTTGAAGTCCTTTCAGTCTGAGCATGCGGTGGAAGAAAGTGAGCAGCCCTTGCTGTGTTTGAGAAGCCGCTGCAAGGGGCTGATGGTGAATGCATGTGCCCATGCTGTCTTCTTCTGCAAGCTGCTCCATGCCCTCAG GCAGAAAGCGAGTGGGAAGGTTTCACTGATTTCCTCCAAGGAATCCATGGGCAGTGAAGGCCTGAAGGTTGGGATTATTGGTGGAGGCCACATTGGAAAGCAGCTGGCCAGGGCACTACTGGAGCTGAGTGACATTTCGGCTCAGAATATCCACATCTCCACCAGGAGGCCAGAGACTCTGT CAGAgttccagcagctgggagttgAATGTTTTTATGACAATGGCCAGCTCGTGGCCTGGGCCGACATTGTGTTTCTTTGTTGCCTCCCATCTCATCTACAGCACATCTGCTCAGGAATTCATGCTGCTCTCCGGGAACCCTGCATTGTGTACAGCCTGGTCACTGCTGTCCCGCTGCCCAG GTTGAAGCAACTCCTTTCCTACAGTGCCATCCTGAGGCCACAGTACCACTGCACTAGCAGAAACTTAGAGAATATGTGGGGGACAAATGGGACAATCATAGCTGCACTCCAAGACCCTATTGTTATACAGGCTACCTGTCCCTGTAGCCCCAAAG AGAGAATTGCTGTCACTGGCAAGTGGTTGGAGGCCGTTTTCTATGCAGCCCTGAACAGCTGTATGTGGCGGCACCTGCCCCACCAGCACGCACTGAAGTTACTGAATGATGTATGTTTCCCTGAGCACTGCCCCATCTGTACAGAGCAGAAGACCTCTTGCCCACGGTTTGTGTGTGGGAACTTTGTCAACCAAACTTTTGTCTCCTCCCTGACTCAAGAGGA CACCTTCCCCTGGTTTGACCTGACAACTGTACAAATGAAGGAGTCTCCCTTCAGTCAGCTCCTAGCAAGGAGTGTGCTTCTCCAGAACCATCTTACTTTTTTGTACTGTACCTCCTTTGGAGTTTTGCTTGCAAAGAGTGGAGGGATGGCCAGCAGTGGCCTCTGGCAGCAGAATGTCTTCTCTTTCTGCCGCAGCAGATCCAAGTATGGTGCTGGGTCATGA
- the SAMD15 gene encoding sterile alpha motif domain-containing protein 15, with protein sequence MEQIPEEERSGGPGPETGSETGPQPESGSEQGPEESESQPGPACLAWSHLEVAEWVRQLGFPQYEECFTTNCITGRKLIHVNCSNLPQMGITDFDHMKEISWHVRELLGIEEPLWSRSIALPYRDNLGLFLEHKAPTGAKTDALTFSQFVQEAGLEPYATIPPL encoded by the exons ATGGAGCAGATCCCGGAGGAGGAGAGGTCCGGGGGGCCAGGGCCTGAAACCGGATCGGAGACCGGGCCTCAGCCGGAGTCCGGGTCCGAGCAGGGGCCCGAAGAATCCGAGTCCCAGCCTGGCCCGGCCTGCCTCGCCTGGAGCCACCTGGAGGTGGCTGAGTGGGTTCGGCAGCTGGGCTTCCCTCAGTACGAG GAGTGCTTTACAACTAACTGCATCACTGGCCGCAAACTCATCCACGTTAACTGCTCAAACCTGCCACAGATGGGCATAACGGACTTTGACCACATGAAG GAGATTTCATGGCATGTGCGAGAGCTGCTGGGGATTGAGGAGCCTCTCTGGAGCAGAAGCATTGCCCTCCCTTACAGGGACAACCTGGGCTTGTTTCTAGAACACAAAGCCCCAACTGGTGCAAAAACTGATGCCCTCACCTTCTCTCAGTTTGTCCAAGAAGCAGGATTAGAGCCATATGCTACAATTCCACCTTTGTAA
- the NOXRED1 gene encoding NADP-dependent oxidoreductase domain-containing protein 1 isoform X2, translating into MSDIMVNLKSFQSEHAVEESEQPLLCLRSRCKGLMVNACAHAVFFCKLLHALRQKASGKVSLISSKESMGSEGLKVGIIGGGHIGKQLARALLELSDISAQNIHISTRRPETLSEFQQLGVECFYDNGQLVAWADIVFLCCLPSHLQHICSGIHAALREPCIVYSLVTAVPLPRLKQLLSYSAILRPQYHCTSRNLENMWGTNGTIIAALQDPIVIQATCPCSPKERIAVTGKWLEAVFYAALNSCMWRHLPHQHALKLLNDVCFPEHCPICTEQKTSCPRTFPWFDLTTVQMKESPFSQLLARSVLLQNHLTFLYCTSFGVLLAKSGGMASSGLWQQNVFSFCRSRSKYGAGS; encoded by the exons ATGTCAGATATCATGGTGAATTTGAAGTCCTTTCAGTCTGAGCATGCGGTGGAAGAAAGTGAGCAGCCCTTGCTGTGTTTGAGAAGCCGCTGCAAGGGGCTGATGGTGAATGCATGTGCCCATGCTGTCTTCTTCTGCAAGCTGCTCCATGCCCTCAG GCAGAAAGCGAGTGGGAAGGTTTCACTGATTTCCTCCAAGGAATCCATGGGCAGTGAAGGCCTGAAGGTTGGGATTATTGGTGGAGGCCACATTGGAAAGCAGCTGGCCAGGGCACTACTGGAGCTGAGTGACATTTCGGCTCAGAATATCCACATCTCCACCAGGAGGCCAGAGACTCTGT CAGAgttccagcagctgggagttgAATGTTTTTATGACAATGGCCAGCTCGTGGCCTGGGCCGACATTGTGTTTCTTTGTTGCCTCCCATCTCATCTACAGCACATCTGCTCAGGAATTCATGCTGCTCTCCGGGAACCCTGCATTGTGTACAGCCTGGTCACTGCTGTCCCGCTGCCCAG GTTGAAGCAACTCCTTTCCTACAGTGCCATCCTGAGGCCACAGTACCACTGCACTAGCAGAAACTTAGAGAATATGTGGGGGACAAATGGGACAATCATAGCTGCACTCCAAGACCCTATTGTTATACAGGCTACCTGTCCCTGTAGCCCCAAAG AGAGAATTGCTGTCACTGGCAAGTGGTTGGAGGCCGTTTTCTATGCAGCCCTGAACAGCTGTATGTGGCGGCACCTGCCCCACCAGCACGCACTGAAGTTACTGAATGATGTATGTTTCCCTGAGCACTGCCCCATCTGTACAGAGCAGAAGACCTCTTGCCCACG CACCTTCCCCTGGTTTGACCTGACAACTGTACAAATGAAGGAGTCTCCCTTCAGTCAGCTCCTAGCAAGGAGTGTGCTTCTCCAGAACCATCTTACTTTTTTGTACTGTACCTCCTTTGGAGTTTTGCTTGCAAAGAGTGGAGGGATGGCCAGCAGTGGCCTCTGGCAGCAGAATGTCTTCTCTTTCTGCCGCAGCAGATCCAAGTATGGTGCTGGGTCATGA
- the NOXRED1 gene encoding NADP-dependent oxidoreductase domain-containing protein 1 isoform X3 has product MGSEGLKVGIIGGGHIGKQLARALLELSDISAQNIHISTRRPETLSEFQQLGVECFYDNGQLVAWADIVFLCCLPSHLQHICSGIHAALREPCIVYSLVTAVPLPRLKQLLSYSAILRPQYHCTSRNLENMWGTNGTIIAALQDPIVIQATCPCSPKERIAVTGKWLEAVFYAALNSCMWRHLPHQHALKLLNDVCFPEHCPICTEQKTSCPRFVCGNFVNQTFVSSLTQEDTFPWFDLTTVQMKESPFSQLLARSVLLQNHLTFLYCTSFGVLLAKSGGMASSGLWQQNVFSFCRSRSKYGAGS; this is encoded by the exons ATGGGCAGTGAAGGCCTGAAGGTTGGGATTATTGGTGGAGGCCACATTGGAAAGCAGCTGGCCAGGGCACTACTGGAGCTGAGTGACATTTCGGCTCAGAATATCCACATCTCCACCAGGAGGCCAGAGACTCTGT CAGAgttccagcagctgggagttgAATGTTTTTATGACAATGGCCAGCTCGTGGCCTGGGCCGACATTGTGTTTCTTTGTTGCCTCCCATCTCATCTACAGCACATCTGCTCAGGAATTCATGCTGCTCTCCGGGAACCCTGCATTGTGTACAGCCTGGTCACTGCTGTCCCGCTGCCCAG GTTGAAGCAACTCCTTTCCTACAGTGCCATCCTGAGGCCACAGTACCACTGCACTAGCAGAAACTTAGAGAATATGTGGGGGACAAATGGGACAATCATAGCTGCACTCCAAGACCCTATTGTTATACAGGCTACCTGTCCCTGTAGCCCCAAAG AGAGAATTGCTGTCACTGGCAAGTGGTTGGAGGCCGTTTTCTATGCAGCCCTGAACAGCTGTATGTGGCGGCACCTGCCCCACCAGCACGCACTGAAGTTACTGAATGATGTATGTTTCCCTGAGCACTGCCCCATCTGTACAGAGCAGAAGACCTCTTGCCCACGGTTTGTGTGTGGGAACTTTGTCAACCAAACTTTTGTCTCCTCCCTGACTCAAGAGGA CACCTTCCCCTGGTTTGACCTGACAACTGTACAAATGAAGGAGTCTCCCTTCAGTCAGCTCCTAGCAAGGAGTGTGCTTCTCCAGAACCATCTTACTTTTTTGTACTGTACCTCCTTTGGAGTTTTGCTTGCAAAGAGTGGAGGGATGGCCAGCAGTGGCCTCTGGCAGCAGAATGTCTTCTCTTTCTGCCGCAGCAGATCCAAGTATGGTGCTGGGTCATGA